The sequence TCCAAGGAACAGATGCACTGAGTCCTGGGGAGGTAAACCCATTTATTTTTAGGTAGTAAAGATGCCAGACACAGTATAAAAACACCGTGTAGACTGGAGTTAGCGACTTATGCGCAATTTGGTAGGCCCTAGGCTCTAAAGTGTACTCCCCAAAACAAGGGGGTCACAGTAAGTTAAGAATGCTTTCCAATTTCTCTCTGACTAAACAGAGGAAACCGCGACACGTTTCAGAAAGCCATTTAAGGGGGTTGCCCGTGTGCTTATATGATATGAATTATTCTGGCGTAAACATATTCAAAGTAATTATAAAATGCAACTTAAACATCACATTTGTTGCATTTTTGTCGCTTACTTCGTCATTTAAGTATAAAAGTCACCAAAGATTTAAAGAGCTTCGATTGATAAGCCACTTGATTGCATTGTTTTTTGGATAATAGATCACAAAAAAGTGCACCACAATAGAAAACCAATTGCATAAGGTAATGTTAAGCATTGCTTATTTACTAAGCATTAATAAATAAAACATAAAAATCAACAACTTGTAATATCAATTAACACTTTAATTACCTTTAAATTACAGTTAGTTTTTCAAGAAATTAATTCTAATCGATTGATAATTAATCATTATCTGGATAATCCTCTCTCATCCATCATGGCTTAGGCACTTGACATAGAAGTTCTGTTAATAAAAAAAAGTCGGACTCATTGCGGTGAGTCCGACACAGGTGGCGCGAGTGGGTTGAAAGCGCCAAGGCTCAACGACATAAATGGGCTGGTTTTTAAAGAGCGTATAGCTAAAATATACACGTATATCTTTATTGTCAATTCTTTTAGTGGCAAACACCAGTTATGATCTCAATGTGATGGTATGACAACAGAGAAGAGAAATTGCCTGATTCTAATTTACAAAAACGTTTAAAAGCTCTCGTTAGTTCAAGCACTTTAAGTCAATCCGAGATCGCTCGCAGATTAGGCGTAACACGAGGAAGTGTTAATCATTGGCTGAATGGAGGTAGCATTTCAACTGATAACCTCTTATCACTATGTGCCCTTTTGAAAGTTGAAATTAGTGAATTAATTGGAAATGATTCCTTTATCGAGCTTGAACCGCTTAAAGTTCGTGCAATTCAAATGATAAAAGAGCTACCTGATAAACATTATTATAAATTAGAGCACGTAATCAGTATTCTCGAAGATAAGGAATAGCGATTAAAAGCAGTTTGATAAACCTCTAGCTTTGTATGGAGTGGAAATGGATAGTCTTGAAAAACGAGTACATAAAGCACTGCTTGAAAGCACCCTGAGTAACTCAGAAATAGCACGTCGTTGTAAAGTTGCCCGTTCAACCATACCTTTGTGGAAAGAAGGAAGAGCTATTAGGAGTGATAATTTAGCGAAAGTCTGTGAGATTCTCGGGATAGATGATTCCCTTGAACTGTCTTTGAGGCCGATACAAAAAAATCTCGTTAGAACTATATCAGCTCTACCTGAAGAGCATGACCATATACTAAAGTCACTTGAAACGCTTCTACAAGCTCTCGACCAGAAATCAAACACATGAAAAGTAATGTGCTTCCTTGAAGAGCTTAGCTCTGTAAACTCGCAGACACATTTCTATGCTAGAAGGCAAGTAAACATCCCTCACTTGCCGTTCAAAGTGAGGGGTAATTATCCCTCTAGGTTGTCCAAGTCCGCAATGGCCTCCTGAGCCTCTCTTAGTAAAGTGAAAAACTCACCACTAAGGTCATAGCCATCTGTTCCCATCTCAACCAGATTAGCTTTGAGATTGAGCACCTCATCCGTAGTTGGTATACAACGCTTTTCAGTGATATCTAGGTATGTTCTAAGTGCATCCTCATATTTCAACTCACCTTTTTCAGACGTCTTCGCAGGTCTATCTGATTGAGTCCACTTGAATAGGAACTTTATACCAACAACTTTTCTTCCATCTTTTACGTATGAGAAACCATAGTTACCTGTCTTCTCATCAATTTGGAAGCTGATCCTAGATTCCTTTTCGTCGATCTCCTGAATGGCTGGCTTTATAATTCTTTTTATAAAATTAGCATTAACAGCATAAGTCTTTTTCAAAATCTTACCCTGCTTATCAAGTAAGCCAAAAAAGCCATGAAGCTCTTCAATACTCTGAGCATGAAGCTCTGTATGTGGAGATTTAAACCGACAAAGCATCGTGTATAGCCTTTTGCCATGCTCAGTTTTTATTTTCCTGAAGGATTTGTGAGGGATCTGAGCGTGACCTTGTGAAATACCCAAGTACTCAGTGATCAACTCATCGTTCGGTTTGATTGTTAAAGTTCCATTTTGGTACTTAACACGTTTGAAAAGAGGAATAAAATCAAATGAGTTACCTTCATGAGTAACACCTATCTTCTTTTCAGATAAACGTTCTGATGGTTTGTAGAGGATGTTATATAGATCCTCCTTCTCTACACAAAACCAATCGCAAAGGATCTTGCTCTTGAATTCATAACTAGGTGATATTGGGGTCTTACCTGAAATAAAATCTTCCCATTGATCTTTGTGCAACCTAGACAACAGTAAAGCGAAAATATCATGTTCAACAGGTGAGAGTGATAGGCGAGAAAAGACAAGTGCGTGGGATTTCTTGAAAAAGTCACTATGAATATCTGTAGATACAGCGCTAGTAATAGTACCTTCCTTATGTACTTTTGAATCCACAACCTCATTCCGCTTCATAACTATTACCTTTTACTCCGTTCAATCTTTAAAGATTACTTTTTGTCGCCAACTTTAGGTTAACTATGACTCTCTACTCCGCCCAAATCGGAGTAAGAGGTCATTTAATTAGAATTATAGCCATAAAAACCGGAGTAACAAGTCATAGAATAACGATATCGGCATTTAGAATGCTCTTTTGCGGAGTAAAAGGTCATAGTTCATCAAATTCCCCACCAATTAGGCACACAAAGGGAAAAAAACTCACAGAAAATCAATACTTATCGGAGTAAATGGTTATAATTAGCGGAGCAAAAGGATCTAAAAGCAGGAGTAAGAGGTAATAGTTAGCGGAGTAAAACGATCTATTAACCGGAGTAATAAGATCTATTTAGCGGAGTAAAAAGTAATAGTTAACCTCTCAAGGCATTGAATATTAAAGAGAAAGTCGAATCTATATAGTATTATAGATCCTTATAGATCTTCATAAATAAAATATAACTATTATAGAGATGTGGAAATGTGGATAACTAGAATTATCAATGAAATACACACATCAGATCTAGAAATACCGTAAAAAAAGATATGCAGAAAGACAAACTGTAGTGTAAAATGCAGGAATAAGGTATTTTTGCTAAAATGCTGCACAAACGGAGATTTCTAGCATGTCTAATAATCACATCACAAGAATAGCTGAACGTTCTGTGAGAATGTTATCTGCTTTAACAGATGAGATAAACAACCACAAAGCTGAATTTGATGTTGTTGACTTCTATCAGCACTATTCAAAAGCTAATGTTGCCAAATTACCAAAGCTGTCAAAAGCAATCGTAGACAAATCTGTAGCTGAGATGGAAGAAGCTGGTTATACGTTTTCAAAACGTAAAGCTGGAAGTACTCACGTTTATGCGATGAGCATTCAAAATATTATCGACATCTACAAACATAGAGACATCCCTAAATATAGAGATCGTCATAAAGAAGCATTTATTGTCAACATAGCTAGTCTAAAAGGTGGTGTATCAAAGACTGTAAGTTCAGTGTCATTAGCACACGGTCTAAGAGCACATCCTCATTTATTGCACGAAGACTTAAGAATTCTTGTGATTGATTTGGATCC comes from Vibrio azureus and encodes:
- a CDS encoding helix-turn-helix domain-containing protein: MPDSNLQKRLKALVSSSTLSQSEIARRLGVTRGSVNHWLNGGSISTDNLLSLCALLKVEISELIGNDSFIELEPLKVRAIQMIKELPDKHYYKLEHVISILEDKE
- a CDS encoding transcriptional regulator, with product MDSLEKRVHKALLESTLSNSEIARRCKVARSTIPLWKEGRAIRSDNLAKVCEILGIDDSLELSLRPIQKNLVRTISALPEEHDHILKSLETLLQALDQKSNT
- a CDS encoding replication initiation protein, with the translated sequence MKRNEVVDSKVHKEGTITSAVSTDIHSDFFKKSHALVFSRLSLSPVEHDIFALLLSRLHKDQWEDFISGKTPISPSYEFKSKILCDWFCVEKEDLYNILYKPSERLSEKKIGVTHEGNSFDFIPLFKRVKYQNGTLTIKPNDELITEYLGISQGHAQIPHKSFRKIKTEHGKRLYTMLCRFKSPHTELHAQSIEELHGFFGLLDKQGKILKKTYAVNANFIKRIIKPAIQEIDEKESRISFQIDEKTGNYGFSYVKDGRKVVGIKFLFKWTQSDRPAKTSEKGELKYEDALRTYLDITEKRCIPTTDEVLNLKANLVEMGTDGYDLSGEFFTLLREAQEAIADLDNLEG